In Zea mays cultivar B73 chromosome 7, Zm-B73-REFERENCE-NAM-5.0, whole genome shotgun sequence, the following proteins share a genomic window:
- the LOC103632200 gene encoding pathogenesis-related protein 1, which yields MEVVSSKLAWFALAFTVVAAAAAGRVVSAQNTAQDFVNLHNSPRADVGVGNVAWNTTVAAYAQSYANQRAGDCRLVHSGGPYGENLFWGSAGYAWTASNAVGSWAAEKQYYNHATNTCSAPSGQSCGHYTQLVWRASTAIGCARVVCSNNAGVFIICNYYPPGNVIGQSPY from the coding sequence ATGGAGGTAGTCTCGTCGAAGCTAGCTTGGTTCGCGCTCGCGTTCACCGTGgtggccgccgccgctgccggccgTGTCGTCTCGGCCCAGAACACGGCGCAGGACTTCGTGAACCTGCACAACTCCCCGCGCGCGGACGTGGGCGTCGGGAACGTGGCCTGGAACACCACGGTGGCGGCGTACGCGCAGAGCTACGCGAACCAGCGCGCGGGCGACTGCCGGCTGGTGCACTCCGGCGGGCCCTACGGGGAGAACCTGTTCTGGGGCTCGGCGGGCTACGCCTGGACGGCGTCGAACGCCGTGGGATCCTGGGCGGCGGAGAAGCAGTACTACAACCACGCCACCAACACCTGCTCCGCTCCGTCCGGCCAGTCGTGCGGCCACTACACGCAGCTGGTGTGGCGCGCCTCCACTGCCATCGGATGCGCCCGCGTCGTCTGCAGCAACAACGCCGGCGTCTTCATCATCTGCAACTATTACCCGCCGGGCAACGTGATTGGACAGAGCCCTTACTAG